Proteins from a single region of Geothrix sp. PMB-07:
- the eno gene encoding phosphopyruvate hydratase, with protein sequence MNIIDRVTALEVLDSRGNPTVLARVLLSDGTVGKAIVPSGASTGSREALERRDGDKKRYLGKGVLGAVDAINVELAAALQGMDPLQQAELDELMCDLDGTENKGRLGANAILGVSMALADAAAQASKLPLYRYLGGATPRLLPVPMMNILNGGAHADNNVDIQEFMVLPVGAPNFREALRWGAEVYHSLKGVLKARKLATGVGDEGGFAPNLASNEEALELIGEAIKKAGYKLGKDVFLGLDCAASEFHDGKGYALDGGKKTPAQLVEYYQGLVSRHPVISIEDGFAEGDWKGWKAQTDAMGAKTQLVGDDLFVTNPAILAKGITEGVANAILIKLNQIGTVTETLRAVEMAHKAGYRAIISHRSGETEDAFIADLAVATGAGQIKTGAPCRTDRVAKYNRLLEIEWELGAAARYAGREAFGSRLA encoded by the coding sequence ATGAACATCATCGACCGTGTCACCGCTCTTGAAGTACTGGACAGCCGTGGGAATCCCACCGTGCTGGCCCGAGTGCTCCTCTCCGATGGGACGGTTGGCAAAGCCATCGTTCCTTCCGGCGCTTCGACGGGAAGTCGTGAAGCTCTGGAACGCCGCGATGGGGACAAGAAGCGCTACCTGGGCAAGGGTGTGCTCGGCGCCGTGGATGCCATCAATGTCGAACTGGCCGCGGCTCTGCAGGGCATGGACCCGCTGCAGCAGGCCGAACTCGATGAGCTGATGTGCGATCTGGACGGGACCGAGAACAAGGGCCGTTTGGGTGCCAACGCCATCCTCGGCGTGTCCATGGCCCTTGCGGATGCCGCGGCCCAAGCCTCGAAGCTGCCCCTCTACCGCTACCTGGGCGGGGCCACGCCCCGTCTCCTGCCCGTGCCGATGATGAACATCCTCAACGGCGGGGCCCACGCGGACAACAACGTGGATATCCAGGAGTTCATGGTGCTGCCCGTGGGCGCTCCGAACTTCCGGGAGGCCCTCCGCTGGGGCGCCGAGGTCTACCACTCCCTGAAGGGCGTTCTGAAGGCCCGCAAGCTGGCCACTGGGGTGGGTGACGAGGGCGGCTTCGCCCCGAACCTGGCCTCCAATGAAGAGGCCCTGGAGCTCATTGGCGAGGCCATCAAGAAGGCGGGCTACAAGCTGGGCAAGGACGTGTTCCTGGGCCTGGACTGCGCCGCCAGCGAATTCCATGACGGCAAGGGCTACGCCCTGGACGGTGGGAAGAAGACCCCTGCCCAGCTGGTGGAGTACTACCAGGGCCTGGTCTCCCGCCACCCCGTCATCTCCATCGAGGATGGCTTCGCGGAAGGCGATTGGAAGGGCTGGAAGGCCCAGACCGATGCCATGGGCGCCAAGACCCAGCTGGTGGGCGACGACCTCTTCGTGACCAACCCGGCCATTCTGGCCAAGGGCATCACCGAGGGCGTGGCCAACGCCATTCTCATCAAGCTGAACCAGATCGGCACCGTGACCGAGACCCTGCGCGCCGTGGAAATGGCCCACAAGGCCGGCTACCGGGCCATCATCAGCCATCGCAGCGGTGAGACGGAGGATGCCTTCATTGCGGATCTGGCTGTGGCGACCGGGGCCGGGCAGATCAAGACCGGCGCCCCCTGCCGCACCGACCGGGTGGCCAAGTACAACCGTCTGCTCGAAATTGAATGGGAACTGGGCGCCGCGGCCCGCTATGCCGGTCGCGAAGCCTTCGGATCCCGTCTCGCCTAG
- a CDS encoding septum formation initiator family protein, with protein sequence MNANWLLKSSTLWGVLGASGFLSLLAVLFSQGGLPELRKREAELQTARTRLLELNHRNRELLEEVQRLAAKDPELMEALARRQGYARKGETVYTFRNSRER encoded by the coding sequence ATGAACGCCAACTGGCTCCTGAAGTCCTCCACCCTGTGGGGAGTGCTGGGAGCCTCTGGCTTTTTGTCCCTCCTGGCCGTCCTCTTTTCCCAGGGTGGGCTGCCCGAGCTCCGCAAGCGCGAGGCGGAGCTGCAAACGGCCCGGACCCGGCTGCTGGAGCTGAACCACCGCAACCGCGAGCTGCTGGAGGAAGTCCAGCGGCTCGCGGCCAAGGATCCTGAACTGATGGAGGCCCTGGCCCGGCGCCAGGGCTATGCGCGCAAGGGCGAGACGGTCTACACGTTCCGCAACAGCCGGGAACGGTGA
- a CDS encoding ParA family protein → MRARVVVLANQKGGVGKTTTAINLAASLAMMEKMVLLVDFDPQGHSTTGLGFPKPDHRAGSYALMKGAPAEALLLSTEVPMMQVIPAGKDLAQLEFELFEMPQLQVLKQGLAPIMDKFDYILIDPPPSLGMITLNALTAADEVIVPMPCEFFALDGLAELTETLRRIQSGPNPQLQLGGILLTMAEERTNLGAAVANEVRHAFPGKVFQTIIPRNIRLAEAPSHGKPVAFYDLRSKGAQAYLSLAKEWLGLELPARREA, encoded by the coding sequence ATGCGCGCCCGGGTGGTGGTGTTGGCGAACCAGAAGGGCGGCGTGGGCAAGACCACCACCGCCATCAACCTTGCCGCGTCCCTCGCGATGATGGAGAAGATGGTGCTGCTCGTGGATTTCGATCCCCAGGGCCACAGCACCACCGGTCTTGGCTTTCCCAAGCCGGATCACCGCGCGGGATCCTACGCGCTGATGAAGGGCGCCCCCGCGGAAGCCCTGCTGCTCAGCACGGAAGTGCCCATGATGCAGGTGATCCCGGCGGGCAAGGACTTGGCGCAGTTGGAATTCGAGCTCTTCGAAATGCCCCAGCTCCAGGTGCTCAAGCAGGGGTTGGCGCCGATCATGGACAAGTTCGACTACATCCTCATCGATCCGCCCCCGAGCCTGGGCATGATCACCCTGAACGCGCTGACGGCGGCGGATGAGGTCATCGTCCCCATGCCTTGCGAGTTCTTCGCGCTGGACGGTTTGGCCGAGCTCACCGAAACGCTGCGCCGCATCCAGTCCGGTCCCAACCCCCAGCTTCAGCTGGGCGGCATCCTCCTCACCATGGCGGAGGAACGCACCAACCTGGGCGCGGCCGTCGCCAATGAAGTCCGCCACGCCTTCCCGGGCAAGGTCTTCCAGACGATCATCCCCCGCAACATCCGGCTGGCCGAAGCCCCCAGCCATGGCAAGCCCGTGGCCTTCTATGATCTGCGCTCCAAGGGCGCCCAGGCCTACCTCAGCCTCGCGAAGGAATGGCTGGGCCTGGAACTCCCCGCGAGGAGGGAAGCCTAA
- a CDS encoding ParB/RepB/Spo0J family partition protein: MNQLKRPALGRGLTSLMSQMAPEDANQRELPLGSMVPNRAQPRTHFDEAALVELAESLKQHGMVQPIVVRKVGDKFEIIAGERRWRAARKAGLAMVPVIIKEVPDDKLLEIALVENIQRQELNPIEEATAYWQLGEHLRLTQEQVADRVGKSRPQVANTLRLLRLPAELKAEVADGRLSTGHAKVLLGVPDLRLQEQLAQEVVDQQLSVRALEARIQQLQKQTKAKSKKKHPQELFIKAAAEELTQSWGTRVEIKAKGKTGTLVMHYGSEGELDRLFEALKHGPAKRR, from the coding sequence ATGAATCAGTTGAAGCGTCCGGCGCTGGGCCGGGGACTCACGTCGCTCATGAGCCAGATGGCCCCTGAGGATGCCAATCAGCGTGAGCTGCCCCTGGGCAGCATGGTGCCCAACCGCGCTCAGCCCCGCACTCACTTCGACGAGGCGGCGCTGGTGGAGCTGGCCGAAAGCCTGAAGCAGCACGGCATGGTGCAGCCCATCGTGGTGCGGAAGGTGGGCGACAAGTTCGAGATCATCGCCGGCGAGCGGCGTTGGCGGGCCGCCCGCAAGGCGGGCCTGGCCATGGTGCCGGTGATCATCAAGGAAGTGCCCGATGACAAACTGCTCGAGATCGCCCTGGTGGAGAACATTCAACGGCAGGAGCTGAATCCCATCGAAGAGGCCACGGCCTACTGGCAGCTGGGCGAGCACCTGCGGCTCACCCAGGAGCAAGTGGCCGATCGGGTGGGCAAGTCCCGTCCCCAGGTGGCCAACACCCTTCGCCTGCTGAGGTTGCCGGCGGAGCTGAAGGCGGAGGTGGCGGATGGCCGCCTGAGCACGGGCCACGCGAAGGTGCTGCTGGGCGTGCCCGACCTGCGTCTTCAGGAGCAACTGGCCCAGGAAGTGGTGGACCAGCAGCTCAGCGTTCGTGCCCTGGAAGCCCGCATCCAGCAGCTCCAGAAACAGACCAAGGCCAAGTCCAAGAAGAAGCACCCCCAAGAGCTGTTCATCAAGGCGGCCGCCGAGGAACTCACCCAGTCCTGGGGCACCCGCGTCGAGATCAAGGCCAAGGGCAAGACCGGCACCCTGGTGATGCACTACGGCAGCGAAGGTGAACTGGATCGCCTCTTCGAGGCCCTCAAGCACGGTCCGGCGAAGCGCCGCTAG
- the accD gene encoding acetyl-CoA carboxylase, carboxyltransferase subunit beta, translated as MSSWFVKKRQQKTAVEEKTVRVPEGLWIKCEACKELIYRKELVNTHNVCPKCGYHFRIGVDERLENLMDEGWKPLFGNLRSSDPLGFVAIKSYQDQLKKLDEAGQTDDAVVVVEGTLSGHPVVTAIMNFDFLAASMGSVVGEKLRLGAERALEKQCAFIIVSCSGGARMQEGTLSLMQMAKVSAALAKLDKAGLPYLSLLTDPTTGGVSASYAMLGDLNIAEPKALIGFAGPRVIEQTIKQSLPEGFQRSEFLQAHGMVDKVVNRDHLKDFIAACLAWMMPAARD; from the coding sequence ATGTCGTCATGGTTCGTGAAGAAGCGCCAGCAGAAGACCGCCGTCGAAGAAAAGACTGTCCGGGTGCCCGAGGGCCTCTGGATCAAGTGCGAGGCCTGCAAAGAGCTGATCTACCGGAAAGAGCTCGTCAACACCCACAACGTTTGCCCCAAGTGCGGCTATCACTTCCGCATCGGCGTGGATGAGCGGCTGGAGAACCTCATGGACGAGGGGTGGAAGCCGCTGTTCGGGAACCTGCGCAGCAGCGACCCCCTGGGCTTCGTGGCCATCAAGAGCTACCAGGACCAGCTGAAGAAGCTGGACGAGGCGGGCCAGACCGATGACGCCGTGGTGGTGGTGGAGGGCACCCTCTCGGGCCACCCCGTGGTGACCGCCATCATGAACTTCGACTTCCTGGCCGCCAGCATGGGCAGCGTGGTGGGCGAGAAGCTGCGGCTGGGGGCCGAGCGCGCCCTGGAAAAGCAGTGCGCCTTCATCATCGTCAGCTGCAGCGGTGGCGCCCGCATGCAGGAGGGCACCCTGTCGCTGATGCAGATGGCCAAGGTCAGCGCGGCCCTGGCCAAGCTCGACAAGGCTGGGTTGCCTTATCTCAGCCTGCTGACGGATCCCACCACCGGCGGTGTCAGCGCCAGTTACGCCATGCTGGGCGATCTGAACATCGCCGAGCCCAAGGCCCTCATCGGTTTTGCCGGCCCTCGCGTCATTGAGCAGACCATCAAGCAGAGTCTGCCCGAAGGCTTCCAGCGCTCGGAATTCCTCCAGGCCCACGGCATGGTGGACAAGGTGGTGAACCGCGACCACCTCAAGGATTTCATCGCCGCCTGCCTGGCGTGGATGATGCCCGCAGCCAGGGACTGA
- a CDS encoding folylpolyglutamate synthase/dihydrofolate synthase family protein, whose amino-acid sequence MDEAFTPIHIPRLQERGHMGIKCGLENIRALLGALGRPDEGFPVVLIAGTNGKGSTGAFLAHMLRAAGFTVGWTTSPHLADVTERIWVDGEPIGEGALDLLLGEAFDAEARTGIQATYFELMITAALLAFRMTGVEVALLEVGMGGRWDATNATEPILTVLTTVGLDHQQYLGDTREAIAREKLCTARDGKPLVLGPSLDPEWIRPLLACEPSLHVAPRLGPADIRWDHSRVEGKRVGLAGLHQLDNLATAFEAVRQLRAQGFPIPEDRLWAGVAQARWPGRLWQVPGLEGVWMDGAHNVDGARALAEHALACGVRPHLYVGAMGDKDLAGVAEELKRIRPLSVTFVQGDAPRYATLRQLQEAWNLDAPLLTLRQAATHLRASAEAPRLVTGSLYLIGDLLRELGIRPF is encoded by the coding sequence ATGGACGAAGCCTTCACGCCCATCCACATCCCGCGTCTCCAGGAGCGGGGGCACATGGGCATCAAATGCGGCCTGGAAAACATCCGGGCCCTCCTGGGCGCCTTGGGTCGGCCCGATGAGGGCTTTCCCGTGGTGCTCATCGCGGGCACCAACGGCAAGGGCAGCACGGGCGCCTTCCTGGCGCACATGCTCAGGGCCGCGGGGTTCACGGTGGGCTGGACCACCTCGCCCCATCTGGCCGATGTGACCGAGCGCATCTGGGTGGATGGCGAGCCCATCGGCGAAGGGGCCCTCGACCTGCTGCTGGGCGAAGCCTTCGACGCGGAGGCGCGTACGGGCATCCAGGCCACGTACTTTGAATTGATGATCACGGCGGCCCTCCTCGCCTTCCGCATGACCGGCGTGGAAGTGGCGCTGCTGGAGGTGGGCATGGGTGGGCGCTGGGATGCCACCAATGCCACCGAGCCCATCCTCACGGTGCTCACCACCGTAGGGTTGGACCATCAGCAGTACCTGGGCGACACGCGGGAAGCCATCGCCCGGGAGAAACTCTGCACCGCCCGCGACGGCAAGCCGCTGGTGCTCGGCCCTTCCCTTGATCCCGAGTGGATCCGCCCACTGCTCGCCTGCGAGCCCAGCCTGCACGTGGCGCCACGGCTGGGACCGGCGGACATCCGCTGGGATCATTCGCGGGTGGAGGGCAAGCGGGTGGGGCTGGCAGGCCTCCACCAACTGGACAACCTGGCCACGGCCTTTGAAGCAGTGCGGCAACTCCGAGCACAGGGTTTCCCCATTCCCGAGGACCGGCTCTGGGCAGGCGTGGCGCAGGCCCGCTGGCCTGGCCGTCTCTGGCAGGTGCCGGGGCTGGAGGGGGTGTGGATGGATGGCGCGCACAACGTGGATGGTGCCCGCGCCCTGGCTGAGCATGCCCTGGCCTGCGGGGTGCGTCCGCACCTCTACGTGGGGGCCATGGGCGACAAGGATCTGGCCGGCGTGGCGGAGGAACTGAAGCGCATCCGCCCCCTGTCGGTGACCTTCGTGCAAGGGGACGCGCCCCGCTACGCCACGCTGCGTCAGCTCCAGGAGGCTTGGAACCTGGACGCGCCGCTGCTCACACTGCGCCAAGCGGCGACCCACCTGCGGGCCTCGGCCGAGGCTCCTCGCCTGGTCACGGGATCCCTCTACCTGATCGGGGATCTGTTGCGGGAGCTGGGCATCCGGCCATTCTAA
- a CDS encoding cation diffusion facilitator family transporter — protein sequence MSTGSTRAVALALTANGGIALSKFAVFLLTGSSSLLTEAIHSAADCANQVLLFLGMRQGARPPSAKHPLGHGQAAFVASFLVALLLFSVGGLYSLVEGLHKIRHPEQPHHLSWAVALLLFAVALEGWSLRGALQAAATERHGRSLLRYLRQSSSTELVVVLAEDIAALVGLLFALAAVLLTMATGNPVWDGVGSVAIGLLLIAVAAFVGVEVTSLLLNEAPPLALRARIRAAVNEDPAVNHVLNLVAVIVGSDRLMVALQVKFHEQSSGAALVEAINALERRLHERFPQVQHLFVEPDEG from the coding sequence ATGTCCACCGGATCCACCCGTGCCGTCGCCCTCGCCTTGACCGCCAATGGCGGCATCGCCCTCTCCAAGTTCGCCGTCTTTCTGCTGACGGGCAGCTCCAGCCTCCTGACGGAAGCCATCCACTCGGCCGCCGACTGTGCCAACCAGGTCTTGCTGTTTCTCGGCATGCGCCAGGGCGCAAGGCCCCCCAGCGCGAAGCATCCGCTGGGCCACGGGCAGGCCGCCTTCGTGGCCAGTTTCCTCGTGGCCCTGCTGCTCTTCAGCGTGGGCGGCCTCTATTCACTGGTGGAGGGCCTCCACAAGATCCGGCACCCGGAGCAGCCCCATCACCTGAGCTGGGCTGTGGCACTGCTTCTCTTTGCGGTGGCCTTGGAGGGCTGGTCCCTCCGGGGCGCGCTGCAGGCGGCGGCGACAGAGCGACACGGCCGCTCTCTCCTCCGGTACCTTCGGCAGTCCAGCAGTACCGAGCTGGTGGTGGTGCTGGCAGAGGACATCGCGGCACTGGTCGGCCTGCTGTTCGCGCTGGCGGCGGTGCTGCTGACCATGGCCACGGGGAATCCTGTGTGGGATGGCGTCGGCAGCGTGGCCATCGGCCTTCTGCTCATCGCCGTGGCGGCCTTCGTGGGCGTGGAAGTGACCAGCCTGCTGCTGAACGAGGCGCCACCTCTGGCGTTGCGCGCCCGCATCCGCGCGGCGGTGAACGAGGATCCAGCTGTGAACCACGTGCTGAACCTGGTGGCGGTGATCGTGGGCAGTGATCGACTCATGGTGGCTCTGCAGGTGAAGTTCCATGAGCAGTCCAGTGGCGCGGCCTTGGTGGAGGCCATCAACGCTTTGGAGCGGCGCCTTCACGAGCGCTTCCCCCAGGTCCAGCACCTCTTCGTGGAGCCGGACGAGGGCTGA